The following are encoded together in the Populus trichocarpa isolate Nisqually-1 chromosome 5, P.trichocarpa_v4.1, whole genome shotgun sequence genome:
- the LOC7468879 gene encoding putative clathrin assembly protein At4g40080, with protein MGHRKKLRTVIDILKCLTSNIKATLSTKRNTKIRIAVLRATTARNSSSPPSDNRIAAVISFGRGSRLTACALIEALMDRLHGTKNPSVALKCLFTIHSIIKKGPFILKDQLSFYPSFGGRNFLNMSKFRQDSDPERWELASWVRWYATVIEQNFIVSRFLGHYLNSSCSSNNSKDKEDKASALLNKDLLGELDVLVDFVEVICEAPDSLHLQRTNLVYAVIRYAGEDYRIVQREILIRVVELKDRMASLSCNELTQLLGSLKRFEDCKERLRLLFVNRARNDALWELIRGAKLKIMEMGKLKSLVKMERTDGSGELTRFRERFGELRQLVRLNSGGGWLGVDRVPALTMSTML; from the coding sequence ATGGGCCACCGCAAGAAACTAAGGACTGTGATCGACATCCTCAAATGCCTCACCTCCAATATCAAAGCCACCCTATCAACAAAACGCAACACCAAAATACGCATAGCTGTCCTCCGTGCCACCACTGCACGCAACTCTTCTTCCCCACCATCAGATAACCGCATCGCTGCGGTCATCTCCTTCGGCCGTGGGTCACGCCTCACCGCATGTGCATTAATTGAAGCTCTCATGGACCGTCTACATGGCACAAAAAACCCTTCCGTTGCCCTAAAATGTCTCTTCACTATCCATAGTATCATTAAAAAGGGCCCCTTTATTCTTAAAGACCAGCTTTCTTTTTATCCGTCTTTTGGTGGCAGAAACTTCCTCAACATGTCAAAGTTTCGGCAAGATTCGGACCCTGAAAGGTGGGAATTGGCATCTTGGGTTAGATGGTATGCAACTGTTATAGAgcaaaattttattgtttcgaGATTTTTGGGTCATTACTTAAATTCTTCTTGTTCTAGTAATAATAGCAAGGATAAAGAAGACAAGGCTTCTGCCTTATTGAATAAAGATTTGTTAGGAGAGTTAGATGTTCTAGTTGATTTTGTTGAAGTAATATGTGAGGCTCCTGATTCTCTGCATCTTCAAAGGACTAACTTGGTTTATGCAGTGATTAGATATGCTGGTGAGGATTATAGAATAGTCCAACGTGAGATTTTAATCCGAGTTGTAGAACTCAAGGATAGAATGGCAAGTTTGAGTTGCAATGAGTTGACTCAGTTACTTGGTTCTTTGAAGAGGTTTGAGGATTGCAAAGAGAGGCTGCGTCTGTTGTTTGTTAACAGGGCAAGAAATGATGCTCTATGGGAGTTGATACGTGGGGCAAAACTTAAGATCATGGAAATgggtaaattaaaaagtttggTGAAAATGGAAAGGACAGACGGTTCCGGCGAGTTAACTCGGTTCAGAGAACGATTTGGCGAATTGAGACAGCTGGTCCGGTTGAATTCTGGTGGTGGATGGTTGGGTGTGGATAGGGTTCCAGCTTTGACTATGTCGACAATGTTATGA